One Caulobacter segnis genomic window carries:
- the ruvX gene encoding Holliday junction resolvase RuvX, which produces MPVLDIEAFAAALPQYAPIVGLDPGEKTIGVAVSDVTRTVASPLALIEKTKFTQDAEALFKLMDSRGAIGIVVGLPMNMDGTEGVRCQSNRALARNLLRLKPDLPITFWDERLSTAAVTRVLIDEHDVSRKRRDQVVDKMAAGWILQGALERLRSL; this is translated from the coding sequence ATGCCCGTTCTCGACATCGAAGCCTTCGCCGCCGCCCTGCCCCAGTACGCTCCGATCGTGGGCCTGGACCCGGGCGAGAAGACCATTGGGGTCGCCGTCTCGGACGTCACCCGCACGGTCGCCAGCCCGCTGGCCCTGATCGAGAAGACCAAGTTCACCCAGGACGCCGAGGCGCTGTTCAAGCTGATGGACAGCCGGGGCGCCATCGGCATCGTGGTCGGCCTGCCGATGAACATGGACGGCACCGAGGGCGTCCGCTGCCAGTCCAACCGCGCCCTGGCCCGCAACCTGCTGCGCCTGAAGCCCGACCTGCCGATCACCTTCTGGGACGAGCGTCTGTCGACGGCGGCGGTGACGCGGGTGCTGATCGACGAGCATGACGTGTCTCGCAAGCGCCGGGACCAGGTCGTGGACAAGATGGCGGCGGGCTGGATCCTGCAGGGGGCGTTGGAGCGGCTGCGGTCTCTGTAG